The following proteins are co-located in the Desulfobacterales bacterium genome:
- a CDS encoding DEAD/DEAH box helicase: MTKPQMNNNSQTENENSDIEVPDKTPAADSGEPTATDSNAADTWQRAQFEVPVDPNQTRFHDFDLPDALMHAIDDLGFKYCTPIQAEILPSTLAGRDAFGRAQTGTGKTAAFLISIITHLTNNPMTEKRKSGTPRVLIIAPTRELVMQVTEEAKQLAKHCDLNIIAIFGGMDFKQQQKQLTDRPADIVVATPGRLLDFSRRRVLNLKKVEVMVIDEADRMLDMGFIPDVRKIIYATPQKGTRQTMLFSATLTEPITRLAASWTQNPTHVAIEPEQVAVDSVDQIVYIVTSDNKFALLYNIIVQQDLSRVLVFCNRKDWVRRLADKLNRHGIKSQILTGDVPQEKRSRRLADFKSDKIRVLVATDVVARGIHIEAMDHVINYNLPHDPEDYVHRIGRTGRAGAAGTSISFADEEDSFYIPEIEEFMERPLPCTEPDDNWLILPQKPAEKKSAGRKKSPRRKDTGGKKNRSK; encoded by the coding sequence GTGACAAAACCCCAGATGAATAACAACTCACAAACCGAAAATGAAAATTCTGACATAGAAGTCCCAGACAAAACCCCAGCCGCAGATTCAGGAGAGCCGACAGCCACCGATTCAAATGCCGCCGATACATGGCAGCGGGCCCAATTCGAAGTGCCGGTCGATCCCAACCAAACCCGTTTTCATGACTTTGACCTGCCGGATGCATTGATGCATGCCATCGATGATTTGGGCTTTAAGTATTGCACGCCCATCCAGGCTGAAATTCTGCCCAGCACCCTGGCGGGCCGGGATGCCTTCGGCCGGGCTCAGACCGGTACCGGCAAAACCGCGGCGTTTTTAATTTCAATCATCACGCACCTGACAAACAACCCCATGACGGAGAAGCGAAAATCAGGCACGCCCCGGGTATTAATCATTGCCCCCACACGGGAGCTTGTGATGCAGGTCACCGAAGAGGCCAAACAGCTCGCAAAGCACTGCGATTTAAACATCATTGCCATTTTCGGCGGCATGGATTTCAAGCAGCAGCAGAAACAGCTCACCGACCGGCCGGCGGACATTGTTGTGGCCACCCCCGGCCGTCTGCTTGATTTTTCCCGGCGCCGGGTACTTAATTTAAAAAAAGTGGAAGTCATGGTCATCGATGAGGCGGACCGGATGCTCGACATGGGGTTTATCCCGGATGTCCGAAAAATCATCTACGCCACTCCCCAAAAGGGCACCCGGCAGACCATGCTCTTTAGCGCGACCCTGACCGAGCCCATCACCCGCCTGGCGGCCAGCTGGACCCAAAACCCGACCCATGTGGCCATTGAGCCGGAACAGGTGGCGGTGGATTCGGTGGATCAAATCGTCTATATTGTGACGAGCGACAATAAATTCGCCCTGCTCTACAACATCATCGTTCAGCAGGATCTCAGCCGGGTGCTGGTCTTCTGCAACCGAAAGGATTGGGTGAGGCGGCTGGCTGACAAGTTAAACCGCCATGGCATCAAAAGCCAGATCCTCACCGGGGACGTGCCCCAGGAGAAACGGAGCCGGCGGCTTGCGGACTTCAAGTCCGACAAAATCCGCGTGCTCGTGGCAACCGATGTCGTGGCCCGGGGCATCCATATCGAGGCGATGGACCATGTGATCAATTATAACCTGCCCCATGATCCGGAAGACTATGTTCACCGCATCGGCCGCACCGGCCGGGCCGGCGCAGCGGGCACATCCATCAGCTTCGCAGACGAAGAGGACTCCTTTTACATTCCGGAGATCGAGGAGTTCATGGAGCGCCCCCTGCCCTGCACCGAACCGGATGACAACTGGCTGATTCTGCCGCAGAAGCCGGCTGAAAAGAAAAGCGCGGGCCGCAAAAAAAGCCCCCGCCGAAAAGACACAGGCGGTAAAAAAAATAGATCAAAATAA
- a CDS encoding GTPase/DUF3482 domain-containing protein has product MTDRTPVFAILGHPNEGKSSVVATLAEDDSVRISPTPGETRKCREYPVIIDGVEIIRFIDTPGFQQPRRTLAWMQSFEGAEADRIPEFIRTHQNDPEFSDECELLAPVADGAGIIFVTDGSRPVRKTDQVEMEILRLSGLPRMAIINPKDKTHMAYLEDWKAAARKEFNAIRIFDAQRATYAERIELLEALKMIDPDWQPALAYVIDAFKQDWAQRMAETADIITGLVETAAGHKVKKSCRDAEHISKVRQELAEKYQADIQKMEQTAHKRIRKRFKHNIFNLELPPQSILNEDLFSSRTWQILGLNRWQLATAAGAGGGLIGANIDFALAGLSFGVFTALGGAIGAGSAVFGTDRMAKAKIRGLPLGRAKIRVGPAQNDQLLFVLIDRALIYFSHVINWAHSRRDQPQFGINGAAGEKSGYTAAWPGSLNQTCRQFFRAVRKGQTQRVEALKPGLIAAVTDQLKKISTG; this is encoded by the coding sequence GTGACGGATAGAACCCCTGTTTTCGCCATACTCGGTCATCCCAATGAGGGGAAATCATCGGTGGTGGCCACGCTAGCTGAAGACGACAGCGTGCGCATCAGCCCCACGCCCGGGGAAACCCGCAAATGCCGGGAATATCCGGTAATTATTGACGGGGTGGAAATCATCCGCTTTATTGATACACCCGGCTTTCAACAGCCCCGCCGCACCCTCGCCTGGATGCAGAGTTTTGAAGGCGCCGAGGCCGATCGGATCCCCGAATTCATCCGCACCCACCAAAATGACCCGGAGTTTAGCGATGAATGCGAGCTGCTGGCGCCGGTTGCCGACGGGGCGGGCATTATTTTTGTAACAGACGGCTCCCGGCCGGTCCGCAAGACCGATCAGGTGGAAATGGAGATCCTCAGGCTTTCCGGACTTCCCCGAATGGCCATTATTAATCCCAAAGACAAAACCCATATGGCCTACCTGGAAGACTGGAAAGCAGCGGCCCGAAAAGAGTTCAATGCCATCCGGATATTTGACGCCCAGCGGGCCACCTATGCCGAGCGGATCGAACTGCTGGAGGCCCTTAAAATGATTGATCCGGACTGGCAGCCCGCCCTCGCCTATGTGATTGACGCATTCAAGCAGGACTGGGCCCAGCGCATGGCAGAGACCGCGGATATCATCACCGGACTTGTGGAAACTGCGGCCGGGCATAAGGTTAAAAAATCCTGCCGGGATGCGGAACATATCAGCAAAGTGCGTCAGGAATTGGCGGAAAAATATCAGGCGGACATCCAAAAAATGGAGCAGACCGCGCACAAACGCATCAGAAAGCGGTTCAAGCATAATATCTTCAATTTGGAGCTGCCGCCGCAGTCGATTTTAAATGAAGACCTATTCTCTTCGCGCACCTGGCAGATCCTGGGGTTAAACCGCTGGCAGCTGGCCACGGCAGCCGGCGCCGGCGGAGGATTAATCGGGGCGAATATTGATTTTGCGCTGGCGGGTTTAAGCTTTGGCGTGTTTACCGCCCTGGGCGGGGCCATCGGCGCGGGGTCTGCGGTATTCGGAACGGACCGGATGGCAAAGGCCAAAATCCGGGGGCTGCCCCTGGGACGCGCAAAAATCCGGGTGGGGCCCGCCCAAAACGATCAACTGCTGTTTGTCCTGATCGACCGCGCACTGATCTATTTTTCCCATGTCATCAACTGGGCGCACAGCCGGCGCGACCAGCCGCAGTTCGGCATAAATGGCGCAGCCGGGGAAAAATCCGGCTATACCGCCGCCTGGCCGGGCAGCCTCAACCAGACCTGCCGCCAGTTTTTCCGGGCGGTGCGGAAAGGCCAAACCCAGCGGGTCGAAGCGTTAAAGCCCGGGCTTATCGCGGCTGTCACCGATCAATTAAAGAAAATATCCACCGGATAG